In one Rutidosis leptorrhynchoides isolate AG116_Rl617_1_P2 chromosome 8, CSIRO_AGI_Rlap_v1, whole genome shotgun sequence genomic region, the following are encoded:
- the LOC139864061 gene encoding uncharacterized protein, with protein MSNTEETTSATLINNLDFGDPLYLRASFIDGTCERSSYEDDEVLLGQWDRCNAVVLTWILTSISDELYLGQIFSDNASPVWQELKETYDRIDGSVTLNLHHKFNSLTQGQSSLSEYYHKVNCLWKQYDALIKLPTYTCEANKDFQSHNKLIKLVQFLMGLNDVYQPIRSNILTRDPLSDVKVAYAILSREESHRIGITNDFSKISQTSTFMTKSGNNTNSNSGSKRVTRGPNPNLYKKKPFNQFAPKFVANNNNSVSGKSPCSNSDKTGLPFSEEQIQKIISLISKDNEPSTSEANANMVGWFYNCNALFNENFQKFFCSNLNSKSLTHVKDWIIDSGANQHMVCSEENLFDKVDVTKFNITVGHPNGTKAKIGKFGKYKLNNHITLNNVLLIPEYCVNLLSVNILTKEDNLFVGFDKNRCYLQDLKENKTLGIGDESGGLYLFKRGDQTLNNNVIGNNVSARLWHHRLGHPAHQVLDVLKPNLKFKDNEINNPCDVCHRAKQKREPFPLSDHKTTKLGELIHLDLLPTAVLAGKPPFECIFFFKPSLSHIRVFGCLCYGTVLNSNDKFSNRAEKYVLIGYSSVKNGNKLFNLDQKTNPKSPNDEGRDTDNSDGTDNSHVNENNQSATPDESNDIPEGTNKNLQNSLNTQNVGETSTVRRSERAVVLPKRFSDFVIESKIKYGVEKVVNYSFLNDDNFCFVSNLNKSIKPHTYNEAVKDNNWVNAMNEEITALNRNNTWEMVDLPPGRKPIRTKWVYKIKYKSNEEIERYKARLVVKGFSQREGIDYEETFSPVVKMVTLRCLIALAMNKGWVLHQLDANNAFLYGYSLYIKLEKDLFLAILVYVDDIIITGNNESEIKQFKTYLSSKFKIKDLGKLKYFLGIEVLNYKDGVCLNQRKYCLELLQDFDWAKSIHLRKSSAESEYKCMSNAATEIMWILKLLDDLHIKTNLPVALFCDNKSAIQIVANPVFHEKTKHLEVDVHFIRKKVSSGMIKTVKIDSNVQLANILTKGLNAKTQIFL; from the exons atgtctaATACAGAAGAGACAACATCTGCTACTTTAATAAACAATTTAGATTTTGGAGATCCTCTTTATCTCCGTGCAA GTTTTATTGATGGAACTTGTGAGAGAAGCTCCTATGAGGATGATGAGGTCTTATTGGGTCAATGGGATAGATGCAATGCTGTGGTTTTAACATGGATTTTAACTTCTATTTCTGATGAGTTGTATCTTGGTCAAATATTTTCTGATAATGCTTCACCTGTATGGCAAGAACTTAAAGAGACATATGATAGAATTGATGGATCTGTCACTTTAAATCTACATCATAAATTCAACTCACTTACACAAGGACAAAGCAGTCTATCTGAATATTATCATAAGGTAAATTGTTTGTGGAAGCAGTATGATGCCCTCATCAAACTGCCAACTTATACATGTGAAGCTAATAAGGATTTTCAAAGTCATAACAAGTTAATAAAACTAGTGCAATTTCTAATGGGCTTAAATGATGTGTATCAACCTATCAGGAGTAATATCTTAACTAGAGATCCTCTTTCTGATGTCAAAGTTGCATATGCAATTTTGTCTAGGGAAGAATCTCATAGAATAGGTATTACAAATGATTTTTCTAAAATAAGTCAAACTTCTACATTCATGACTAAAAGTGGAAATAATACAAACAGTAATTCTGGATCTAAAAGAGTTACAAGGGGTCCAAATCCTAATTT ATACAAGAAAAAACCTTTTAATCAATTTGCTCCAAAGTttgttgctaataataataactctgttTCTGGAAAAAGTCCTTGTAGTAACAGTGATAAGACTGGTTTACCATTCTCTGAGGAACAAATTCAAAAGATCATAAGTCTTATAAGCAAAGACAATGAACCTTCAACTAGTGAAGCTAATGCAAATATGGTAGGTTGGTTCTACAATTGCAATGCATTGTTTAATGAGAATTTTCAAAAGTTTTTTTGTTCTAATCTTAACAGTAAATCTTTAACTCATGTTAAAGACTGGATCATTGATTCGGGAGCAAATCAACACATGGTTTGCTCTGAAGAAAACTTGTTTGATAAAGTTGATGTTACCAAATTTAATATAACTGTTGGTCATCCTAATGGAACCAAAGCTAAAATCGGAAAATTTGGGAAATATAAACTTAACAATCACATCACATTAAATAATGTTTTATTAATTCCTGAATATTGTGTTAATTTGTTGTCTGTTAACATACTAACTAAAGAAGATAATTTGTTTGTGGGTTTTGATAAGAATAGATGTTATCTTCAGGATTTGAAGGAAAATAAAACTCTGGGGATTGGTGATGAGTCTGGAGGACTTTATCTGTTTAAAAGAGGTGATCAAACTTTAAACAATAATGTTATAGGTAATAATGTTTCTGCCAGACTTTGGCATCACAGATTAGGTCACCCTGCACATCAAGTTTTGGATGTTTTAAAACCTAATTTAAAATTCAAAGACAATGAAATAAACAATCCTTGTGATGTTTGTCACAGGGCAAAACAAAAAAGAGAACCTTTTCCATTAAGTGATCACAAAACAACAAAATTAGGAGAACTAATTCATCTTGACTT GTTACCAACTGCAGTTCTAGCTGGGAAGCCTCCATTTGAGTGTATTTTTTTCTTTAAGCCTAGTCTCTCTCATATTAGGGTTTTTGGATGTTTATGTTATGGTACTGTTTTAAATTCAAACGATAAGTTTTCAAAtagagctgaaaaatatgttttaATTGGTTACTCTTCTGTTAAAAATGGTAATAAGCTTTTTAACCTTGATCAAAAAACT AACCCTaaaagtcccaatgatgaagggagagacACTGACAATAGTGATGGCACAGATAATTCTCATGTAAATGAGAATAATCAAAGTGCAACACCTGATGAAAGCAATGATATCCCTGAGGGCACAAATAAAAATCTTCAAAATTCTTTAAACACTCAAAATGTTGGAGAGACTTCTACAGTTAGAAGATCTGAAAGAGCGGTTGTGTTACCTAAAAGGTTCAGTGATTTTGTAATTGAAAGCAAGATTAAATATGGTGTGGAGAAAGTTGTCAATTACTCTTTTTTGAATGATGACAATTTCTGTTTTGTTTCAAatcttaacaaaagtattaaacctCATACTTATAATGAAGCTGTTAAAGATAATAATTGGGTCAATGCTATGAATGAAGAAATAACTGCTCTTAATAGGAATAATACTTGGGAAATGGTTGATCTACCTCCTGGTAGAAAACCTATTAGGACTAAGTGGGTATACAAAATTAAGTATAAATCTAATGAAGAAATTGAAAGATACAAGGCAAGACTTGTTGTCAAAGGCTTTAGTCAAAGAGAAGGCATTGACTATGAAGAAACCTTTTCTCCTGTTGTGAAAATGGTAACACTGAGATGTTTAATAGCTCTAGCTATGAACAAAGGTTGGGTCCTACATCAACTTGATGCAAATAATGCTTTCTTATATG GCTATTCCTTGTATATAAAGCTTGAAAAAGATTTGTTTTTAGCAAttcttgtttatgttgatgatataatTATTACAGGGAATAATGAATCTGAAATAAAACAGTTTAAAACTTATCTTAGTTCCAAATTTAAAATCAAAGACTTGGGAAAGCTAAAATATTTTCTTGGAATTGAAGTTCTTAATTATAAAGATGGTGTTTGCTTAAATCAAAGAAAATATTGTCTTGAATTACTTCAAGATTTTG ATTGGGCTAAATCTATACATTTAAGAAA ATCATCTGCAGAGTCTGAGTATAAATGCATGAGTAATGCTGCTACTGAAATTATGTGGATTTTGAAGTTACTTGATGACTTACATATTAAAACTAATTTACCTGTTGCACTATTTTGTGATAATAAGTCTGCAATTCAGATTGTAGCAAATCCTGTATTTCATGAAAAAACAAAACACTTGGAAGTTGATGTTCATTTTATAAGAAAAAAAGTGTCTTCAGGTATGATTAAAACTGTGAAAATTGACTCCAATGTTCAGCTTGCAAATATTTTAACTAAGGGTTTGAATGCTAAGACACAAATATTTCTGTGA
- the LOC139861986 gene encoding ubiquitin-conjugating enzyme E2-23 kDa-like: protein MSSPSKRREMDLMKLMMSDYKVEMINDGMQEFYVHFHGPADSPYHGGVWKLRVELPDAYPYKSPSIGFVNKIYHPNVDEMSGSVCLDVINQTWSPMFDLVNVFEVFLPQLLLYPNASDPLNGEAAALLMRDKATYEQRVKEYCQKYAKAEDVGALPEEKSSDEELSEDGYDSGDDDLAAGPVDP, encoded by the exons atgtcTTCTCCAAGCAAACGCAGAGAAATGGACTTAATGAAGCT GATGATGAGTGATTATAAAGTGGAGATGATTAATGATGGGATGCAAGAGTTTTATGTACATTTCCATGGACCTGCCGaca GTCCATACCATGGAGGTGTATGGAAGCTACGAGTCGAGCTTCCAGATGCTTATCCTTATAAATCTCCATCCATCGGCTTCGTTAACAAAATCTATCATCCAAATGTCGATGAAAT GTCTGGATCGGTTTGCTTGGATGTGATAAATCAGACGTGGAGCCCCATGTTCG ACTTGGTGAATGTATTTGAGGTGTTCCTTCCACAACTTTTGTTGTACCCGAATGCTTCAGATCCATTGAACGGAGAAGCTGCAGCTCTTCTAATGCGTGATAAAGCTACCTATGAACAACGTGTGAAAG AGTATTGCCAAAAGTATGCTAAAGCAGAAGATGTGGGTGCTCTTCCTGAGGAGAAATCAAGTGATGAGGAGTTGAGTGAAGACGGATATGACTCAGGAGATGATGACTTGGCAGCGGGCCCAGTGGACCCGTAG